One Saimiri boliviensis isolate mSaiBol1 chromosome 5, mSaiBol1.pri, whole genome shotgun sequence genomic window carries:
- the RPE gene encoding ribulose-phosphate 3-epimerase isoform X2: protein MHFVPNITFGHPVVESLRKQLGQDPFFDMHMMVSKPEQWVKPMAIAGANQYTFHLEATENPGALIKDIRENGMKVGLAIKPGTSVEYLAPWANQIDMALVMTVEPGFGGQKFMEDMMPKVHWLRTQFPSLDIEVDGGVGPDTVHKCAEAGANMIVSGSAIMRSEDPRSVINLLRNVCSEAAQKRSLDR from the exons GCATTTTGTTCCCAACATCACCTTTGGTCACCCTGTGGTAGAAAGCCTTCGAAAGCAGCTAGGCCAGGACCCTTTCTTTG ACATGCACATGATGGTGTCCAAGCCAGAACAGTGGGTAAAGCCAATGGCTATCGCAGGAGCCAATCAGTACACCTTTCATCTTGAGGCCACTGAGAACCCAGGGGCTTTGATTAAAGACATTCGGGAGAATGGGATGAAG GTTGGCCTTGCCATCAAACCAGGAACCTCAGTTGAGTATTTGGCACCATGGGCTAATCAAATAGATATGGCCTTGGTTATGACAGTGGAACCGGGGTTTGGAGGGCAGAAATTTATGGAAGACATGATGCCAAAG GTTCACTGGTTGAGGACCCAGTTCCCGTCTTTGGATATAGAGGTCGATGGTGGAGTAGGTCCTGACACTGTCCATAAGTGTGCAGAG GCAGGAGCTAACATGATTGTGTCTGGCAGTGCTATTATGAGGAGCGAAGACCCCAGATCTGTGATCAACCTATTAAGAAATGTTTGCTCAGAAGCTGCTCAGAAACGTTCTCTTGATCGATGA
- the RPE gene encoding ribulose-phosphate 3-epimerase isoform X3 has product MHMMVSKPEQWVKPMAIAGANQYTFHLEATENPGALIKDIRENGMKVGLAIKPGTSVEYLAPWANQIDMALVMTVEPGFGGQKFMEDMMPKVHWLRTQFPSLDIEVDGGVGPDTVHKCAEAGANMIVSGSAIMRSEDPRSVINLLRNVCSEAAQKRSLDR; this is encoded by the exons ATGCACATGATGGTGTCCAAGCCAGAACAGTGGGTAAAGCCAATGGCTATCGCAGGAGCCAATCAGTACACCTTTCATCTTGAGGCCACTGAGAACCCAGGGGCTTTGATTAAAGACATTCGGGAGAATGGGATGAAG GTTGGCCTTGCCATCAAACCAGGAACCTCAGTTGAGTATTTGGCACCATGGGCTAATCAAATAGATATGGCCTTGGTTATGACAGTGGAACCGGGGTTTGGAGGGCAGAAATTTATGGAAGACATGATGCCAAAG GTTCACTGGTTGAGGACCCAGTTCCCGTCTTTGGATATAGAGGTCGATGGTGGAGTAGGTCCTGACACTGTCCATAAGTGTGCAGAG GCAGGAGCTAACATGATTGTGTCTGGCAGTGCTATTATGAGGAGCGAAGACCCCAGATCTGTGATCAACCTATTAAGAAATGTTTGCTCAGAAGCTGCTCAGAAACGTTCTCTTGATCGATGA